One genomic region from Candidatus Xiphinematobacter sp. encodes:
- a CDS encoding methionine adenosyltransferase yields the protein MPRQFVFSSESVGEGHPDKVCDTISDAILDACLVQDEESRVACEIYAKSNLLVIGGEITTQAEVTYNEVARRAIREIGYTDDEDVFHADKVFIVNAITKQSEEIPRGVTRRVSGRRFEEQCAGDQGLMFGYACIETPELMPAPIMFAHRLDGELTRLRKQGGIGWLRPDTKSQVSVVYTGNKPTAISSVVVSTQHTPNISQKEIRSFVIEEVVWRVLPPELLNSRTRFLINPTGSFVIGGPQGDAGLTGRKIIVDTYGGMGRHGGGAFSGKDPSKVDRSAAYMGRYVAKNVVAARIADQCEIQLAYAIGCADPVSLHINTFGTSKVDEARIEAAVKAVFGFRPAEIIKHLDLLRPIYSKTTNYGHFGKVSGEFSWERTDKVDDLREAI from the coding sequence ATGCCTCGCCAATTCGTCTTTTCCTCTGAGTCTGTAGGAGAGGGACATCCCGACAAGGTGTGTGATACAATTTCCGATGCCATTTTAGATGCTTGTTTAGTTCAAGATGAGGAGAGCCGTGTCGCCTGTGAAATCTATGCAAAGAGTAATCTGCTGGTAATTGGGGGTGAGATCACAACACAGGCCGAGGTGACTTACAATGAAGTTGCCAGGAGGGCAATTCGGGAAATTGGATACACAGATGATGAGGATGTTTTCCACGCTGATAAGGTATTCATTGTCAATGCCATCACAAAACAAAGTGAAGAGATCCCAAGAGGGGTGACCAGAAGGGTTAGCGGAAGGAGGTTTGAAGAACAATGTGCTGGTGATCAGGGCTTGATGTTTGGTTATGCCTGCATCGAAACTCCAGAACTAATGCCAGCGCCTATTATGTTTGCGCACCGTCTTGACGGTGAATTGACTCGCCTACGTAAGCAGGGGGGAATCGGCTGGTTGAGGCCTGATACCAAAAGTCAAGTTTCCGTCGTTTATACTGGGAATAAGCCCACTGCCATCTCTAGCGTAGTGGTTTCCACACAGCATACCCCGAATATCTCTCAAAAAGAGATTAGGTCCTTTGTCATTGAGGAAGTGGTCTGGAGGGTACTGCCTCCAGAACTGCTTAACAGCAGGACGCGTTTTCTGATCAATCCTACCGGAAGCTTCGTGATAGGGGGGCCCCAAGGCGATGCGGGGCTCACGGGGAGGAAAATTATTGTGGATACTTACGGCGGTATGGGACGACATGGTGGAGGGGCCTTTTCTGGAAAAGATCCATCCAAAGTAGACCGTTCTGCAGCCTATATGGGGCGCTACGTAGCAAAGAACGTAGTGGCTGCTAGAATAGCAGACCAGTGTGAGATTCAACTTGCTTATGCTATTGGGTGTGCCGATCCGGTGAGTCTGCACATAAATACCTTTGGAACATCGAAGGTGGATGAGGCGCGTATCGAAGCTGCTGTAAAAGCTGTTTTTGGGTTTAGGCCAGCCGAGATTATTAAACATCTAGATTTGCTTAGACCTATCTATTCTAAAACCACTAACTATGGGCACTTTGGTAAAGTCAGCGGGGAATTTTCCTGGGAAAGGACTGACAAAGTAGACGATCTCCGAGAGGCTATATAA
- a CDS encoding Rieske 2Fe-2S domain-containing protein, whose protein sequence is MAGDGRFCDRTQSSRRDFLLKVGIGLNIAAGIMVGIPIVGYIFSSFIKRPTLHWIALGEIDSFPEEETRLSKYRNPTHRPWDGAITEIPCWVRRLKGDVFQVFAINCTHLGCPVRWFAESKLFFCPCHGGVYYQDGSRAAGPPPRGLFEYETKIEEKKLWIRGGVLPTLANVS, encoded by the coding sequence ATGGCAGGAGACGGTAGATTCTGCGATAGGACCCAGTCCTCCCGGCGTGACTTCCTACTAAAGGTGGGCATTGGGCTAAATATTGCCGCTGGGATTATGGTGGGTATTCCGATAGTGGGGTATATTTTTTCCAGTTTTATCAAGAGGCCTACACTCCATTGGATCGCACTTGGAGAGATCGACTCTTTTCCGGAGGAAGAGACACGACTTTCGAAATATAGGAACCCAACCCATCGCCCCTGGGATGGGGCAATTACGGAAATTCCTTGCTGGGTCCGCCGGCTAAAGGGAGATGTTTTTCAGGTTTTTGCCATTAACTGTACCCATCTAGGGTGTCCCGTGCGCTGGTTTGCCGAATCCAAACTCTTCTTTTGTCCGTGTCATGGAGGAGTTTACTACCAAGATGGTTCCAGGGCGGCTGGCCCCCCTCCACGAGGCCTATTTGAATATGAAACTAAGATTGAGGAGAAGAAGCTCTGGATCAGAGGCGGTGTCCTCCCGACTCTAGCGAATGTTTCTTAA
- a CDS encoding cytochrome c oxidase assembly protein — protein MEQVAEAAILSWSWEPAVVFPLFFFLLVYRRGWRKLRITAPSRFPLWRFLCFSGGLLILFLAICSPLDTFGNLLLQVHMVQHLLLTMVVPPFLLLGFPYLPILLGLPRRLVSNILGPFLSWKALKTLGKFLTHPTVCCVLFLSSNILWHIPFFYEAALQFPTWHKIEHACFLWTALLFWWPVVQPWPSQARWPRWTMVPYLLVADLQNTILSAFLSFCDHVLYPTYSVAPRIGGISTLEDQAAAGAIMWVPGSIAFLVPVSLIVFQFLSPQRSAASPPTAVVRKSSPKGPFDLLRTPLVGSLLRRKAVRRSLQVTLLMLAILVIVEGWWGPQFGPMNLAGILPWTHWRGLTVMGLLIAGNLFCMACPFTLARDLARRLLPFRRRSWPKRLRAKWIAIGLLALFFWAYEAFSLWDSPKLTAGIIAGYFLLVVLIDVLFKNAAFCKYVCPIGQFHFVQSLNSPLQVQVREPSACASCRTYECIRGDNAMESKRKHRGCELLLFQPHKHGNMDCTFCLDCVQACPKDNVGLIVSSPWKELILDSRRSGVGKYSCRFDLAVLIVVLTFGAFANAMGMVTPVIQWENAMKTSWGFSSTLPIVTAFYILALLVLPIITTSLAVWLSLRLGELQEGWKQIFSQFAVSLVPIGFGMWLAHFLFHFFTASHTFIPAFQRIFSDIGFPLLGTPNWSIRSWAFPGLVGWELFLLDLGLLAGLFVAWGRAGLFGSKTSRLGAFLPWGVLIFLMYLAGVWTLFQPMDMRGTMATN, from the coding sequence ATGGAACAGGTAGCAGAAGCCGCAATACTTTCCTGGAGTTGGGAGCCAGCAGTCGTGTTTCCCCTCTTCTTCTTCCTATTGGTCTACAGAAGGGGGTGGAGAAAGCTGCGTATTACGGCTCCCTCCCGCTTCCCACTCTGGCGTTTTCTCTGCTTCTCGGGCGGCCTGCTAATCCTATTTTTGGCTATTTGTTCTCCTCTAGATACTTTTGGGAACCTCCTATTGCAAGTACACATGGTACAGCACCTGCTGCTCACAATGGTAGTACCCCCATTCTTGCTTCTCGGGTTTCCCTATCTACCAATTCTACTCGGACTTCCCCGGAGGCTGGTTTCCAATATTCTGGGGCCGTTCCTCTCCTGGAAGGCATTAAAGACGCTCGGAAAATTTCTGACACACCCAACGGTGTGCTGCGTTTTATTTCTTTCTTCAAATATCCTTTGGCATATACCTTTTTTCTACGAAGCGGCACTTCAATTTCCCACTTGGCACAAAATAGAACATGCTTGCTTTCTGTGGACTGCTCTACTTTTCTGGTGGCCGGTTGTCCAGCCGTGGCCCAGCCAGGCCCGTTGGCCCCGCTGGACAATGGTGCCCTATTTGCTTGTAGCAGACCTTCAAAATACCATCCTCTCTGCCTTTCTTTCTTTTTGTGACCATGTCCTTTACCCTACGTACTCCGTAGCTCCACGCATAGGCGGGATCAGTACTTTAGAGGATCAAGCAGCCGCCGGGGCCATTATGTGGGTACCCGGTTCTATCGCCTTCCTAGTCCCTGTCAGTCTGATTGTCTTTCAGTTTCTCAGTCCGCAAAGATCGGCAGCTTCCCCACCTACAGCGGTTGTTCGTAAATCTTCTCCTAAGGGCCCTTTTGATCTCCTAAGGACTCCGTTAGTTGGCAGCCTTCTGCGCAGAAAAGCCGTTCGCAGATCCTTACAGGTGACCTTATTAATGCTGGCAATCTTAGTTATAGTAGAAGGGTGGTGGGGGCCACAATTCGGTCCAATGAATCTCGCTGGAATTTTGCCTTGGACGCACTGGAGGGGATTGACTGTGATGGGACTTCTGATTGCCGGGAACCTCTTTTGCATGGCTTGCCCTTTTACCCTAGCACGCGACTTAGCACGGAGACTTCTTCCGTTCCGGCGTCGGAGCTGGCCAAAACGGCTGCGTGCTAAGTGGATTGCAATAGGGCTGCTAGCTCTTTTTTTCTGGGCCTATGAGGCCTTCAGTCTATGGGACTCCCCCAAGCTAACGGCAGGGATAATAGCTGGGTATTTTTTACTGGTGGTGCTGATAGATGTTCTCTTCAAGAATGCGGCTTTTTGCAAGTATGTTTGCCCCATTGGGCAATTTCACTTTGTGCAATCCCTTAACTCCCCCCTACAAGTACAGGTGCGAGAACCATCCGCGTGCGCATCGTGCCGCACCTATGAGTGTATTCGGGGGGATAATGCTATGGAAAGCAAGAGAAAACATCGTGGCTGTGAGCTGCTTCTTTTTCAGCCGCACAAGCATGGGAACATGGACTGTACATTTTGTCTGGATTGCGTGCAGGCATGTCCCAAAGACAACGTTGGTTTAATTGTTTCATCTCCATGGAAAGAATTGATACTGGACTCCAGACGCTCTGGAGTAGGCAAGTATTCATGCCGCTTCGACCTGGCGGTACTCATTGTAGTTTTGACATTTGGAGCATTTGCGAATGCCATGGGTATGGTGACGCCAGTCATCCAATGGGAAAACGCGATGAAGACCTCGTGGGGATTTTCATCCACACTTCCGATAGTCACAGCGTTCTACATTTTGGCGCTGCTCGTTTTGCCAATAATCACAACAAGCCTGGCAGTGTGGCTGAGTCTACGGTTAGGGGAACTCCAAGAAGGCTGGAAGCAAATCTTTTCCCAATTTGCCGTAAGTTTGGTTCCCATAGGATTCGGGATGTGGCTTGCCCATTTTCTTTTTCACTTCTTTACAGCCTCACACACATTTATCCCGGCTTTTCAGAGAATTTTTTCTGATATAGGATTTCCCCTTCTAGGAACACCTAATTGGTCTATACGCTCTTGGGCCTTCCCAGGGTTGGTAGGCTGGGAACTGTTTCTGCTCGATCTTGGACTGCTAGCAGGGCTATTCGTGGCGTGGGGGCGTGCGGGTCTTTTTGGCTCAAAGACTTCCCGGCTAGGGGCATTTCTTCCGTGGGGGGTACTCATCTTTCTAATGTATTTAGCCGGCGTATGGACCCTCTTTCAACCTATGGATATGCGTGGCACCATGGCAACAAACTAA
- a CDS encoding cytochrome b N-terminal domain-containing protein: MRVLRDAAFWLDDRLHVSHMFRETAGHPVPKSSASWFYVFGSATLLCLAVQVVSGMCLALVYIPSGSEAYSTLRYLTIYQELGWFLRGMHCWGSNFMVVLMALHMTQVFLWGAYKYPREMTWISGCALLALTLGLAFTGQILRFDEDAYWGLGIGASILARVPLLGDQLVHLVLGGGIISADTLSRFFALHVFVLPGLALAIIGLHLYLVVLKGISEYPKPGTQVRKATYDAEYRTILVKEGIPFVPRAIGKDLIAAATVLFGIVICAAIFGPKGPMGPPIPTQIDSVPRPDAPFMWLFALAALLPDYMEDVVILGAPLLFGGLLLSLPFLSNEGEKSWRRRPVAVLAVVLIYLSVGLLTYLGYTAPWSPDMNAWTAAPIPLKFLEGRTPLELAGASILQFKQCRNCHALGGIGGHRGPDLADVGTRLTAQQLTRQILQGGGNMPAYGKNLSPYEIRALVDYMVTLRPKHIPATRGSIPP; this comes from the coding sequence ATGCGAGTACTGCGAGACGCGGCTTTTTGGCTTGATGACCGCCTGCACGTTTCCCATATGTTCAGGGAGACGGCGGGACATCCGGTCCCAAAAAGTTCCGCAAGTTGGTTCTACGTCTTTGGCAGTGCAACGCTGCTATGCTTGGCTGTCCAGGTTGTAAGTGGGATGTGCCTAGCCTTAGTCTACATACCTTCTGGTTCAGAAGCTTATTCTACGCTGCGCTACCTAACCATCTATCAAGAGTTGGGATGGTTCCTGCGGGGTATGCACTGTTGGGGATCCAATTTCATGGTCGTTCTCATGGCATTGCATATGACTCAGGTATTTCTCTGGGGCGCTTATAAATATCCTAGGGAGATGACATGGATTTCCGGATGTGCCCTACTAGCCCTCACTCTTGGACTGGCTTTTACGGGACAGATCCTCCGCTTCGATGAAGACGCCTACTGGGGGCTAGGCATCGGTGCTTCCATTCTTGCGCGCGTGCCCCTCTTAGGAGATCAGCTTGTCCACCTTGTATTAGGGGGAGGGATTATTTCGGCGGATACCCTTTCGCGCTTCTTCGCCTTACACGTGTTTGTACTTCCTGGACTGGCATTAGCCATCATTGGGCTCCATTTATATCTAGTAGTTTTAAAGGGTATCAGTGAGTATCCAAAACCAGGGACACAAGTTAGAAAGGCCACCTACGACGCTGAATATCGCACCATTCTGGTAAAAGAGGGTATTCCATTTGTTCCAAGGGCGATTGGTAAGGACTTAATAGCCGCTGCAACTGTTTTATTTGGTATTGTTATCTGCGCGGCGATCTTTGGACCAAAGGGTCCCATGGGACCACCTATCCCAACACAGATTGATTCCGTACCCCGTCCAGATGCTCCCTTTATGTGGCTTTTCGCTTTGGCGGCGCTACTGCCAGACTACATGGAGGATGTGGTCATTTTAGGTGCTCCATTGCTTTTTGGGGGCTTGTTACTATCACTTCCATTCCTTTCTAACGAAGGAGAAAAGAGTTGGAGGAGACGTCCCGTTGCCGTCTTGGCGGTGGTTCTCATTTATCTCTCCGTTGGACTATTGACTTACTTAGGATACACTGCTCCGTGGTCGCCGGACATGAATGCTTGGACAGCCGCGCCTATTCCCCTAAAGTTCTTGGAAGGTCGCACTCCTCTTGAGCTTGCCGGCGCTTCCATTCTACAGTTCAAGCAGTGTCGTAATTGCCACGCTCTTGGTGGCATAGGAGGACACCGTGGCCCAGACCTGGCAGACGTTGGGACTCGTCTAACGGCGCAGCAGCTAACTCGTCAAATCCTTCAGGGGGGTGGGAATATGCCCGCCTACGGGAAAAACCTTAGCCCTTACGAGATAAGGGCACTAGTGGACTATATGGTTACCCTACGTCCAAAACATATTCCTGCCACGCGTGGATCCATCCCCCCATGA
- a CDS encoding adenosylhomocysteinase, with protein sequence MNAETLIFHRVDYQVANLAFANWGRKEITMAEHEMPGLMALREKWGGKEPLKNVRITGLVHMTVQTAVLIETLCRLGASVRWASSNIFSTQDHAAAAIAKAGVAVFAWKGETLEEYWQCAYRSLCFPGGKGPHLIIDDGGDATLLAHRGYELEEGSDWVHAPSITSEEVIIKSLLKQVRVETPLRWHEIVREWCGVAEETTTGIRRLYKMLEQGRLLVPAINVNDSVTKAKFDNLYGCRESIADGIKRATDVMIAGKVVVVCGYGPVGKGCAHALYRFGARVVVTEIDPISALQAAMEGFEVARIEELLGRADIYVTATGNRDVITLEHILEMKDQAILCNIGHFDNEIQVDRLNRHPGATRLNIKPQVDCYELPGRQIYLLAEGRLVNLGCATGHPSFVMSNSFTNQALAQIDLWENRDQYKAGIYRLPRHLDEEVARLHLGKIGVRLTQLTPAQADYLGVPVGGPYKPEHYPY encoded by the coding sequence ATGAATGCTGAAACCCTAATTTTCCATCGGGTAGACTATCAAGTAGCAAACCTTGCGTTTGCCAACTGGGGACGCAAAGAAATTACTATGGCCGAGCATGAGATGCCAGGACTCATGGCGCTTCGAGAGAAGTGGGGTGGAAAAGAGCCCCTGAAAAATGTGCGGATTACTGGATTAGTCCATATGACCGTCCAAACAGCGGTACTTATCGAAACCCTCTGCAGACTAGGTGCTTCTGTACGTTGGGCAAGCAGCAATATTTTCTCCACGCAGGACCACGCTGCAGCTGCCATTGCCAAGGCAGGAGTGGCTGTTTTTGCGTGGAAGGGGGAGACGCTGGAAGAATATTGGCAATGTGCTTATCGATCCCTCTGTTTCCCAGGGGGAAAGGGGCCTCACCTCATTATAGATGATGGTGGGGATGCTACTCTTCTCGCACATAGGGGATATGAACTAGAAGAGGGTAGCGATTGGGTGCATGCTCCGTCCATAACTTCAGAGGAAGTCATCATCAAAAGTCTACTGAAGCAAGTCCGTGTAGAGACTCCTCTCCGCTGGCATGAGATTGTCAGGGAGTGGTGTGGAGTTGCTGAAGAAACCACTACCGGCATCCGCCGCCTGTACAAGATGTTGGAACAAGGGAGACTCTTGGTACCTGCCATCAATGTTAATGACTCTGTCACTAAGGCGAAATTTGACAATTTGTATGGTTGCCGCGAGTCCATAGCAGACGGAATCAAGCGTGCTACTGATGTGATGATTGCTGGAAAGGTCGTCGTTGTTTGCGGGTATGGACCTGTAGGTAAGGGGTGTGCACATGCACTCTACAGGTTTGGTGCACGCGTAGTTGTCACAGAGATTGATCCTATCAGTGCCCTGCAAGCAGCAATGGAGGGGTTTGAGGTTGCTCGTATAGAGGAATTGCTTGGAAGAGCTGATATTTATGTGACTGCTACTGGTAATCGCGACGTCATAACTCTAGAACACATCCTTGAAATGAAGGACCAGGCCATCCTCTGTAATATTGGGCATTTTGATAACGAGATTCAAGTAGACCGCTTAAACCGACACCCTGGGGCAACCAGGTTAAACATTAAACCGCAGGTAGACTGTTATGAACTCCCAGGCCGCCAGATTTACCTGCTGGCAGAAGGGCGTTTAGTCAATTTGGGATGTGCTACCGGACATCCTAGCTTTGTGATGTCTAATTCCTTTACGAACCAGGCACTTGCACAGATTGATCTGTGGGAAAACCGCGACCAGTATAAGGCTGGAATTTATCGCCTGCCTAGGCATTTAGATGAAGAAGTCGCTCGTTTGCATCTGGGAAAAATTGGAGTTCGGCTCACACAATTAACACCTGCTCAGGCGGACTATCTCGGCGTGCCTGTAGGAGGACCATATAAGCCCGAACACTACCCTTATTAA
- a CDS encoding aminopeptidase, translating into MSDPRYDQLAKCLVEYSIHLKAGERVLIDAFDVSDEAVIALIRAVHSKGGIPFVQLHRSKIARELALTVSQSQLDVCRAVALVRIKKMQAYIALRGGYNTTELIDVPKDNMALIAGMMRHVVDCRVNKTKWVVLRCPTSSFAQQAQMSTEAFEDFYFRVCTLDYSSMLPAMEALRSLMEKTDKVSLVGPETDLRFSIKGIGAVTCSGERNIPDGEVFSCPRKRSVEGHVHFNVPTIYQGVPFDNIHLEFKAGKIVRATSSNAQKLNEILDSDTGARYIGEFSLGLNPYILHPIRDILFDEKIAGSFHFTPGQAYSTGGNGNKSRIHWDMVSIQRADYGGGEVWFDGELIRKDGLFVLPALQKLNAGQSLD; encoded by the coding sequence ATGAGTGACCCTCGCTATGATCAATTAGCCAAATGTCTTGTCGAATACTCCATACACCTAAAAGCTGGGGAACGAGTATTAATAGATGCTTTTGATGTCTCAGATGAGGCGGTCATCGCGCTTATTCGTGCAGTACATTCTAAAGGGGGGATCCCTTTTGTCCAATTGCATCGTTCAAAGATTGCTCGTGAATTGGCCCTTACCGTTAGCCAGTCACAACTGGATGTTTGCCGGGCCGTGGCGCTGGTTCGCATAAAGAAAATGCAAGCATATATCGCTTTGCGGGGAGGGTACAACACGACGGAGCTGATAGACGTCCCGAAGGATAACATGGCGCTCATTGCTGGGATGATGCGCCACGTTGTGGACTGCCGAGTTAACAAGACTAAGTGGGTAGTGCTCCGCTGCCCCACGTCCTCATTTGCTCAACAGGCCCAAATGAGCACTGAAGCATTCGAAGATTTCTATTTCCGGGTCTGTACCCTTGACTATTCAAGTATGCTGCCTGCTATGGAGGCCCTAAGAAGTTTGATGGAAAAAACTGACAAGGTTAGTCTGGTCGGACCAGAGACTGACCTCCGCTTCAGCATAAAGGGAATTGGAGCTGTGACGTGCAGCGGGGAAAGAAACATTCCAGACGGAGAAGTCTTTTCCTGTCCAAGAAAACGTAGTGTTGAGGGGCATGTGCATTTCAATGTTCCAACGATCTATCAGGGCGTCCCGTTTGACAACATTCATCTGGAGTTTAAGGCGGGTAAAATAGTAAGAGCTACCTCCAGCAATGCGCAGAAGCTCAATGAAATTTTGGATTCCGACACCGGTGCCCGCTATATCGGAGAATTCTCGCTAGGACTCAATCCTTACATTCTGCACCCTATTCGTGACATCCTTTTTGACGAGAAGATCGCAGGCTCTTTTCACTTTACTCCGGGCCAAGCCTATTCTACGGGAGGAAACGGTAACAAAAGCCGTATCCACTGGGACATGGTATCCATCCAGAGGGCAGACTATGGTGGAGGGGAGGTGTGGTTCGACGGCGAACTCATCCGAAAAGACGGTCTATTCGTTTTACCAGCCCTGCAAAAGCTTAATGCTGGTCAATCCCTGGACTAA
- a CDS encoding DegT/DnrJ/EryC1/StrS family aminotransferase, translating to MKIARLNLPLQIASIRRELERAMSKTIERCSFCLGPDVVDFEQQFSRFCNVRYAIAVNSGTSALHLALRLLCIEPGDEIITTPYTFAATSWAISYMGARPVYVDIEDPTFNIDAAQVEKAITSRTKAILPVHLYGLPCDLSHLLKVAGAHSLPLVEDAAQAHGGMYHGSRVGSFGILSCFSFHPAKNLGAFGEGGALLTNNAALAARARALREHGTRRRYYYDEIGYNYRMEGLQAAVLCVKLKCLLAWTEARRRIAELYSQMLADVPLRLPIEPRGYRSAWHLYTIRHPKRDQLKKFLLQRGIECSVHYPRPLHLQQCYTSLGYRAGDFPAAERASAECLSLPIYPELTREQVEFVCAQIRHFFLG from the coding sequence ATGAAAATCGCTCGTTTGAACCTTCCCCTGCAGATTGCCTCTATACGCCGGGAACTCGAGAGGGCGATGAGCAAAACTATAGAACGCTGCAGCTTTTGCCTAGGGCCCGATGTCGTAGATTTCGAACAGCAATTTTCCAGATTCTGCAACGTACGGTATGCCATAGCGGTCAACAGTGGAACCTCCGCCTTACATCTTGCTCTTCGTCTTCTCTGTATAGAACCTGGGGATGAGATTATTACCACACCGTATACCTTTGCAGCCACTAGTTGGGCCATTTCCTACATGGGCGCAAGACCAGTATATGTGGATATCGAAGATCCCACTTTTAACATCGATGCTGCACAAGTGGAAAAGGCCATCACCTCGAGGACTAAGGCTATTCTTCCAGTACATCTTTATGGTCTGCCCTGTGACCTATCTCACCTTCTAAAAGTTGCTGGTGCCCATTCACTACCTTTGGTAGAAGACGCAGCCCAAGCACATGGGGGCATGTACCATGGAAGCAGAGTGGGCTCATTTGGCATCCTATCCTGCTTTAGTTTCCATCCTGCGAAGAATCTTGGGGCTTTTGGGGAAGGAGGAGCTCTTCTCACCAATAACGCAGCCCTCGCGGCTCGTGCTCGAGCGCTTCGGGAGCATGGGACAAGACGACGTTACTATTATGATGAAATTGGTTACAACTATCGGATGGAAGGACTTCAAGCTGCAGTGCTTTGTGTTAAGCTGAAGTGTCTGCTGGCCTGGACTGAAGCTAGGCGCCGGATCGCGGAGCTATACTCCCAAATGTTGGCGGACGTACCGCTGCGTCTTCCCATTGAGCCACGAGGCTACAGGAGCGCATGGCACCTGTACACCATACGACATCCCAAACGCGACCAACTCAAGAAATTTCTGTTGCAGCGGGGAATAGAGTGTTCCGTGCATTATCCACGGCCACTGCATCTGCAGCAATGTTACACTTCCCTTGGATACCGAGCTGGTGATTTCCCAGCAGCTGAACGTGCCTCGGCTGAGTGTCTCAGCCTTCCGATCTATCCTGAGCTAACGAGAGAGCAAGTCGAGTTCGTCTGCGCCCAAATTCGGCATTTCTTCCTGGGATAA
- a CDS encoding c-type cytochrome, protein MRYLRRKAVDAGKQLTLSAMAWLYVTVGGMLFLGGCRMPGRPAVTSLWRPPESNLDFHSLYATNCIACHADRRGVISPVINLNNSTYLSLIAPERMYQVIADGVPGTAMPAFSEKRGGRLTEAQINVLVKGIYAWASPGETSQSLPAYTAPLGNAEHGATVFSTYCARCHVGDTRTKVWGSITESSYLGLVSNQYLRTIIISGRPEVGHPNWKELSPMSAQDVSDVVAWMAKER, encoded by the coding sequence ATGAGATACCTCCGTAGGAAAGCTGTGGATGCAGGTAAGCAACTTACGTTGTCGGCCATGGCATGGCTGTATGTCACGGTAGGTGGAATGCTTTTCCTGGGAGGCTGTAGGATGCCTGGTAGACCAGCAGTTACCAGTTTGTGGAGGCCTCCGGAATCCAATTTGGACTTTCATAGCCTCTATGCGACCAACTGTATTGCCTGTCATGCAGACCGGAGAGGTGTGATTTCCCCAGTCATCAATCTGAACAATAGTACGTACCTCTCTTTGATCGCTCCGGAGAGAATGTACCAGGTAATTGCTGATGGCGTTCCAGGGACGGCCATGCCAGCGTTTTCGGAAAAAAGAGGGGGCCGGTTAACCGAGGCACAGATTAATGTACTTGTAAAAGGGATTTATGCATGGGCATCCCCTGGGGAAACATCCCAATCACTACCTGCCTACACTGCTCCCTTAGGGAATGCCGAACACGGAGCAACTGTATTCTCCACATATTGTGCTCGTTGTCATGTAGGGGATACAAGAACCAAAGTATGGGGATCAATCACAGAGTCTTCTTATCTAGGACTGGTATCCAACCAGTATTTGCGAACGATTATTATTTCTGGTCGCCCGGAGGTTGGTCATCCAAACTGGAAAGAGTTATCGCCAATGTCTGCTCAAGATGTATCGGATGTGGTAGCTTGGATGGCTAAAGAACGTTGA
- the pyrF gene encoding orotidine-5'-phosphate decarboxylase, which yields MHSLTKTKIAVALDVHTLHDAIRIVEMLRSEADAFKVGLQLFMREGPEAVQRLKAIGVRVFLDLKFHDIPNTVAQAVAFACALGADLITVHLCGGADMLAAAAQSVEGTSTLLVGVSVLTSCDANTLTITGISSTIEEQVIRLASLAVRYLRGGVVASPLEILPLRNFFGNSLQIVTPGIRPTWASGEDDQRRLLTPFQAAQLGADWLVIGRPIITALSPLEALLRIKREIMMVGFASREGER from the coding sequence ATGCATAGTCTGACGAAGACAAAAATCGCCGTGGCGCTGGATGTGCACACGCTACATGACGCTATTCGAATCGTAGAAATGCTTCGATCCGAGGCTGATGCCTTCAAGGTAGGTTTGCAACTCTTCATGCGTGAAGGACCAGAAGCGGTACAGAGATTGAAAGCTATAGGGGTACGGGTCTTTTTGGATTTAAAGTTTCACGATATTCCTAACACAGTGGCTCAAGCCGTAGCATTCGCATGCGCTCTTGGAGCAGACCTAATAACTGTCCATCTTTGTGGTGGGGCCGACATGCTAGCAGCAGCTGCCCAAAGTGTGGAGGGAACCTCGACTCTTTTAGTAGGAGTAAGCGTCCTCACAAGTTGCGACGCGAATACTCTTACTATTACTGGGATCTCTTCAACTATAGAAGAACAAGTAATCCGGCTTGCCAGTCTCGCTGTAAGATATCTGAGGGGAGGTGTGGTTGCAAGTCCATTGGAAATCCTCCCCCTAAGGAACTTCTTCGGTAATTCTCTTCAAATTGTGACACCTGGAATTCGGCCAACTTGGGCCTCCGGAGAAGACGACCAAAGACGCCTTCTCACCCCCTTTCAGGCGGCCCAATTAGGGGCTGACTGGTTAGTCATCGGGCGACCAATCATTACCGCGCTATCGCCTCTTGAGGCACTACTTAGGATCAAGAGAGAAATAATGATGGTAGGCTTTGCTTCAAGGGAAGGAGAGCGCTAG